The Sulfurospirillum diekertiae genomic sequence TCATTAAATCGGTTAATGAAATCATTAATTGTGAATGTGCCATATGTTGGTTAATTTCAGTGTGAGCCTCTTTAATCTTACTCTCTTCTATTTGAGCAAGATGAACAATTTGTTCAAATTTATCAAAAAGGCGATTAAAATTTTGGGACGTTTGAGCAATCTCATCTTGTGACTCTATGGGTAAACGGCTAGAGAGATCACCTTTTTCCGATGCCAATGTTGCGGCAATAGTCTTAAGTCGGTTGATATTTTTAAGAATAATGGTATTGGTAACGCCTAAGGCAGTGAGCAAAATAATAATACCAATTAAAGCAGTCAATGCCATTGTCATAAAACCCTTTTGAAGGGCACTCTTTGAAATATTTTCATCGGCTTCTGCTTGTTGATTTGCCATAATCACTAGCTGATCAATATATTGACGGTGTATGTCATAGTATTTTTGTAGCTCACCTGATAGCAACGTTCGTGCTTCTTCCATATTGCCTTTTTCAATCGCAGGAATAAATTTTTTTTCAGTAAGGTCAAAATAACTAAATGCCGAGCTTTTAATCTCATTTAAAACCAATTTTTTCATACTTGGTTCAAGATTGCTCTGATCCCAATAACTTTGGCGATCGGTAAAATCTTTTTTAAGGGCATCTAGCTTGGCTTTAAGGGAAATAATTTGTTCGGGTGTACTGTTTAGGAGCTCATACGTAACAAGGCGAGTTTCAAGGATATATTCTGGCGGTGGGAGAATATCGGCTAAAAGATCTTTTGAAAGAATAATATTCTCATAGATATTTCCTTTAATTTGTACCGTTTGAATCGTAATAAAAGAGACACCAATAACAAGTATCACCACAAAGGAGCTAATGAATGCAGAAATAATTAATCGTAGTTTGATAGTCATGAAGAGCCTTTTGTAAAAATTCATATAGAATAAACAAAGCCATAAAAATAATATGCATAAATTATTCCTTATAAAGATAAACTAAAATTTTATTTATATTTCTAAATAGCAATTTTTTAGAATGTCAAAAGTAGAGCACTATCTGTTGAAAGTGTTTATTTGCAAATGAGAAAGGAAGTTTACATGTAAACTTCCTAGAGATTTTTTAATGTGCGTATTTCTTGCGGAGTTCTTTTTTATTAACTTTTCCTATGCTTGTTTTGTCGATGCTTTCTACAAATTTTATTTTTAAAAGCATACTTTCACGCGCCATAATGCCTTTTTTAATAAACTCTTTAGCATGAAGAAGCAGCTCTTTTTCACTGATGACTTTACTTGGGTCGATGACCACAAGCGCAAGAGGTCGTTCTCCCCATTTTTCATCGTCAATCCCAATAACAGCAACCTCTTTCACAAAAGCATGTTGGTTAATAATATCTTCAAGCTCCAAAGAAGAGACCCACTCGCCTCCAACTTTGATAATATCTTTGACACGATCAGTGATTTTGATATAGCCCTTTTCATCGACATTGGCCATATCTCCTGTGTGTAAATAACCACCATTCCAAAGGATTTCAGAGTTTTTTTGATCTTTAAAGTAGCCTTGACTCAGCCAAGGAGAACGCACAACGATTTCACCGGTGCTCACACCATCACGAGGAAGCGGTTGCATCTGTTCATTCACGATTTGCATTTCCACAAGACCCATTGGGCGACCCGTTTTGATGCGAATATCACTTTGGGCATCATCGTCTAGCGCTAACATTTCTGGGGTGAGTTGCGCCACACTTAAAATAGGGCAGGTTTCACTCATGCCATAGCCTGTGAACATATCAATGCCTCTTGAAAGTGCCTCTTTGCACATCGCTTTGGGAAGCGATGCTCCTCCGATCATGACTTTCCATCCTTTGAGATTCACTTCATTAATTTTAGGTGAATTAAAAAGCATGTGCATAATTGTGGGAACACAGTGCGAAAAGGTGACGCCTTCTTTGTCAATTAGTTCCAAAAGCATGTCAGGCATGTAACGTCCCGGATAGACTTGCTTAACGCCTAACATGGTTGCGACATAAGGCAGTCCCCACGCATGGACATGAAACATTGGGGTAATCGGCATATACACATCACCTTGATGAAAGCTACCTTGTTTTGGCGCACTCCCCAGTGTAGAAAGGGCACCTAGCGTATGAAGGACAAGCTGGCGATGAGTAAAGTAAACACCTTTGGGAAGCCCCGTTGTTCCAGTTGTATAAAACGTTGTTGCACGGGTGTTTTCATCAAAGTCTGGGAAATCAAATGTATCAGCACTTTGCGCAAGCAGTTGTTCGTATTCACCCTTTACATGTAAAGAGGTTGGGGGGACTTTTCCATCATCCGAGAGAACAATAAAAGCATCAATATCGAGTCTTCCTTTAATCTGCTCTAAGGTGGGGAGAAAATCTGTATGTGCCAAAATAATATCATCTTCAGCGTGATCAATTGTATAAAGAATTTGCTCAGGGGCTAGTCTAATATTGATGGTATGAAGGATAGCTCCTAACATTGGAATTGCAAAATAGCATTCCAAATAACGATGCGAGTCATAGTCCATAACAGCGACGGTATCACCTGCTTTTACCCCTATGGCGGTTAACATATTGGCCAGTCGGTGAACGCGGTTTTTAAAGGTTGCATAGGTAAAGCGTTTATCGCTACGATAGACAATTTCTTGGTTCGGATCAAAATAGATAGGAGCATTTAGAATATTTTTTATCAGTAGTTGATAATCATGTGCGTAAGGGTTATTGAGTGTTTTTTCGAGCTGCACGAGCTCTCCTTTAGTAAGATTTAGATGTCAAAAGCAGGGCGCATCAATGATTCGATCATTTTAACGTCGTAATGTTGAGAGAAGAAAAGGTTAAAGGCAAATACGCCTTGATAAAGAAGCATCTCTTTACCATCTTTACATGTAAGGCCATAATTCTTTGCAAGTTCTAAAAAGGGCGTTGGCTTATTATAAATAACGTCAAATACATATTTTGAATGTGCAAAAATATTTTTTAAGAGTTCTGGTTCACAAGGGTACTCTTCATCTTTAAGACCTGCCGAAGTGGTATTGATAATAAGATCATAGGGCAGGGAAGTGAATGTTTGCCATGTTTTACATGTAAAGCCTTTAGCTTCAAAAAAAGCAAGTCTGGAAGCAGAGCGGTTGAGGATCGTTGTCTCAATCTCATGTGCTTTTAAAATAATAGCAATGGCTTTAGCCGTTCCACCTGCACCTAAAATCAGGGCATTGCGAATATAGCCAAAGGGTTTGATTGCCTCATAAAATCCTTCTGCATCGGTGTTGTATCCAATGACACGGGTACCTTCTCGCACAAGTGTATTGACTGCACCAATCTCTTTTGCAATACCCCGCACTTCATCACATTGTGCAAAAGCTGTCTCTTTATGAGGAACAGTGACATTTGCCCCTTCTAGTTTCATCGCATGAAACGTTGACACAAGTTTTTCGGGGTCAGTAATGGCTTTGCGAATATAACAGCCATCAAGTTTTAAAGCTTGAAGTACAGTGTTATGCAATCTTGGGGAAATAGAGTGTGCAACAGGATAACCAAAAATACTAAAGAGTAACATACTAGGTGTTACTCTTTCAAATCATCAAGAGAGCTTGTCATTGCGCCTAATTTATTGGTCACTTCGAGGTATTCAAGTTCAGGCTTGCTATCAGCTACAATGCCACCACCCGCTTGGAAAATAATCTTTTCATCATCCAAATAGGCTGTGCGAATCATAATACAGCTGTCCATATTGCCATCAAACCCAAAATAACCTGCTGCCCCACTGTAAAAGCTACGTTTTAAACCTTCAAAATCACTAATCAGCTCCATTGCACGAATTTTAGGTGTTCCTGTCATCGTCCCTGCGGTAAAGGTTGCGGCAAAAAGATCGAACATATCATATTTGACATCAAGGATCGCTTCAATATCGGTGACCATATGCATGACATGCGAGTAGCGCTCCACTCGCATCATCTCTTTGACTTTGACGCTGCCGACTTTGGCAACACGGCCAAGATCATTACGACCAAGGTCAATGAGCATCAAATGTTCTGCACGTTCTTTTTCATCGTTGAGCATTTCTTTTTCGTAGGCGATATCTTTTTCATACGTTGAGCCTCGCTTACGAGTGCCTGCAATGGGGCGTAACGTGATGCGTCCATCTTTGAGTCCAACCATGACTTCAGGAGAACTGCCGATGATGGCAAAGTTTGGATACGAGAGATAAAACATATAGGGCGATGGGTTCTTTTGACGTAAAATTCGGTAAAAGCTAAGACGATCAATATGTGCGTATTGCGTAAAGCGATTGGACATCAAAATTTGAAAAACATCGCCACTGCGTATCATCTCTTTGGCTTGTGCGACCATATCAAAAAAGTGCTCTTTTGAGAGCGCAAATGAGCTTTTGTTTTTATCAACAACCGCTGTTTGAATTGGAATGTGAATATGAGGTTCTTTAAGCGTTGCTTCGATGGAATCCAGTTGGTCAGCAATGCTTGGAACAAATGTTGTTAAAATAAGGGTATTAGTTTTATGTGAAAAGGTACAAACGAGTTTTGGACGCATTAAATCGACTTCTGGAATATGAAGCTCATCTTTAAGCCCATCCATGTGAGATCTTAATCGTGGTTCAAAAATCTTGACGGCATCATATCCAATGTAGCCGATAAAGCCATCCACAAAACCAATACCAAGCTCTTTAGCATAGTTTTGATAGAGCGTTTTATCAAGCTCTGCATAGCGTTTTTTCAAAAAAGTAAAAGGATTGGCTCCTAGATTATGCGAAACACCTTCTTCATCAATATGGATGCTCATATCGTCTTGGTGAATCACACGCTCGCGTACACCGATAAAAAGAAAGCTAAAGTCACCATCGTTATTGTTGATAGCACTTTCAAACAAAAAACAGAGCTCACCTTCAAAATATCGCTGCAATTTTGCAAAGATTGTGATGGGGGTGAGCTGATCAAAAAGAATTTTACGAGAGCTTAGCACCTTATTTTACCCTATAAATGAATGCGTTTTTATTGACACTAGAACGAATAAGGCTAAGTGCATTTTCAGCTTCAGCAGACGTTGCATAAGGTCCAATAAGAAGTTTAACCACTTTATTGCCATTGACGACAGTTGCATATGTCTTGCAATCAAACCCTTTTGATTTGATGTCATTGAGTTGTTTTGCATCAGGAGCTGTCGCAACCGCACCGACTTGAACATAAATACCAGGAGAAACCGTACCACTACCGCTTGTTGTAGAAGGTGTACTTGCAGGTGTTACTTCGGTACTACGGAGCATTTGCTGAGGCTTAGCAGCTTCTTTCTTAGGCTCTTCTTTCACTTTGGCAGGAGCTGGCTCTTTGACAGGTGTCGTAGCAGTAGGCGTTGTGGTTGTTGTCTCTTTAGTTTTAACGTCACTACCTTTTGCGTCTTCTTGCTTTTGCGCTTCTTTATCTTTAAGGGTTTTGATCATATCTTCAAAACTCTCTTTTTTAGGGTTTTCCTCAATAATTGGCACTTGTTTAAAGAGCTGGTCATCTTTAGGAATTTGTGTCTCTTGCGTTGGTTCAGGTGGCAAAATTAGCTTAGAAGTGTCTTTCCCTTGATCTTTGTTTGCTACTTTCATACTTGCAAGTGCGACAAGAAATACAAGAATCAAAAAAGCAACCAAAATAAGGATACGTTTCATCTTAACGGTTTTATTGTCTCCTTTTTCTAAGACAATATCACTTAATTCATTTCTATTTTCCATCGGTTCTCCTTAGAATGATGTTGACTACATATGCTTCGACCAAGAAGCGCCTCGCTCTTTTTGGTACAAGTCATAAGGCAGTGCCAAAATATTAAACTCTTTTGGAAGCTCCTGAGTTGGGAACATTCTCCACTCGCGGGGAAGCTTCTGAGAGAGCTTTGCTGAAAGCATTTTAGCGATCTGATACCCCTCTTGCAAGGTAGTATGACCTTTATGAACATACAGATGTAGATGACCCTCTGTTTTACTTTTATAGGCTGTAAAATTGATGAATCCCTCTTCTCTAAGCAAAAGTTGTGCCCTATGCCAAAATCTCTCGGTATTTCTTCCATTATAGTCAAAAACAATGTTTTCAACTTTGTCAAAGTTATTAATCAGCGAATGGGCAACTGTGATTTTTCCATCAAGATGGTCTTTAATGATACTATTGTTCAAAGGCTGATCAATTCGCTCATATTTATCAAAAAAGACTCTCCCTCCAAA encodes the following:
- a CDS encoding SPOR domain-containing protein, whose amino-acid sequence is MENRNELSDIVLEKGDNKTVKMKRILILVAFLILVFLVALASMKVANKDQGKDTSKLILPPEPTQETQIPKDDQLFKQVPIIEENPKKESFEDMIKTLKDKEAQKQEDAKGSDVKTKETTTTTPTATTPVKEPAPAKVKEEPKKEAAKPQQMLRSTEVTPASTPSTTSGSGTVSPGIYVQVGAVATAPDAKQLNDIKSKGFDCKTYATVVNGNKVVKLLIGPYATSAEAENALSLIRSSVNKNAFIYRVK
- a CDS encoding anthranilate synthase component I family protein, which translates into the protein MLSSRKILFDQLTPITIFAKLQRYFEGELCFLFESAINNNDGDFSFLFIGVRERVIHQDDMSIHIDEEGVSHNLGANPFTFLKKRYAELDKTLYQNYAKELGIGFVDGFIGYIGYDAVKIFEPRLRSHMDGLKDELHIPEVDLMRPKLVCTFSHKTNTLILTTFVPSIADQLDSIEATLKEPHIHIPIQTAVVDKNKSSFALSKEHFFDMVAQAKEMIRSGDVFQILMSNRFTQYAHIDRLSFYRILRQKNPSPYMFYLSYPNFAIIGSSPEVMVGLKDGRITLRPIAGTRKRGSTYEKDIAYEKEMLNDEKERAEHLMLIDLGRNDLGRVAKVGSVKVKEMMRVERYSHVMHMVTDIEAILDVKYDMFDLFAATFTAGTMTGTPKIRAMELISDFEGLKRSFYSGAAGYFGFDGNMDSCIMIRTAYLDDEKIIFQAGGGIVADSKPELEYLEVTNKLGAMTSSLDDLKE
- a CDS encoding shikimate dehydrogenase; the encoded protein is MLLFSIFGYPVAHSISPRLHNTVLQALKLDGCYIRKAITDPEKLVSTFHAMKLEGANVTVPHKETAFAQCDEVRGIAKEIGAVNTLVREGTRVIGYNTDAEGFYEAIKPFGYIRNALILGAGGTAKAIAIILKAHEIETTILNRSASRLAFFEAKGFTCKTWQTFTSLPYDLIINTTSAGLKDEEYPCEPELLKNIFAHSKYVFDVIYNKPTPFLELAKNYGLTCKDGKEMLLYQGVFAFNLFFSQHYDVKMIESLMRPAFDI
- a CDS encoding fatty acid--CoA ligase; translation: MQLEKTLNNPYAHDYQLLIKNILNAPIYFDPNQEIVYRSDKRFTYATFKNRVHRLANMLTAIGVKAGDTVAVMDYDSHRYLECYFAIPMLGAILHTINIRLAPEQILYTIDHAEDDIILAHTDFLPTLEQIKGRLDIDAFIVLSDDGKVPPTSLHVKGEYEQLLAQSADTFDFPDFDENTRATTFYTTGTTGLPKGVYFTHRQLVLHTLGALSTLGSAPKQGSFHQGDVYMPITPMFHVHAWGLPYVATMLGVKQVYPGRYMPDMLLELIDKEGVTFSHCVPTIMHMLFNSPKINEVNLKGWKVMIGGASLPKAMCKEALSRGIDMFTGYGMSETCPILSVAQLTPEMLALDDDAQSDIRIKTGRPMGLVEMQIVNEQMQPLPRDGVSTGEIVVRSPWLSQGYFKDQKNSEILWNGGYLHTGDMANVDEKGYIKITDRVKDIIKVGGEWVSSLELEDIINQHAFVKEVAVIGIDDEKWGERPLALVVIDPSKVISEKELLLHAKEFIKKGIMARESMLLKIKFVESIDKTSIGKVNKKELRKKYAH
- a CDS encoding DUF1882 domain-containing protein, producing the protein MYNIDVSLIKMITDHYWIKRDAIVQKIDFGGRVFFDKYERIDQPLNNSIIKDHLDGKITVAHSLINNFDKVENIVFDYNGRNTERFWHRAQLLLREEGFINFTAYKSKTEGHLHLYVHKGHTTLQEGYQIAKMLSAKLSQKLPREWRMFPTQELPKEFNILALPYDLYQKERGASWSKHM